The sequence CCAGATTGTATATTCTAGATTTTCCATCTCCTCTGAACAGCATATTTGAGATAGCACAAATATACATTGTAGAATTAATTTCAAATCCGAGTAACTGATTTTCTTTTATGTTTTTTTCATCTGCACCCTGTATAGATAGTAGTTTATTCATTCCAGCAATCAAAAATGCACCAGTACCACAACAAAGGTCTAAAATTACATCGTTTGCTTTTAAGGGTATGAGTTTTGTAAATAAGCCAGTTATATGCCTTGGGGTTAGCACAATCCCTTTCTTTACGTTAGATACTCCTGCAAATTTTAGAAATTCTTCATAAAATTTACCCATAATATCATAGTTTGAATTGGTTGAGAAATGATTATTAAACAGTGGGATGACTTTTTGATTCAACTCATCTAGAATTTGTTTAAGAATTGCAGTGTTTTGCAAATTTACATCTGTTTTTATTGAACCCAACTCTCCTTCTAAAGCTCTCAGTTTATTTTCAGGAATACCTTCTTTTTCTAAAATTCCCTTTACCGTAGGATATAGGTTATCAAGTATTTGAATTGGAGTATAGCTAGGGTATAAATCGGGAAAATTATTGTAAAAATTCTCAGATTTATTGTAGAGACAAATCATTAGTACAGCAAGTAGTGTAGGTCGTTTTTGCGAATCAATTGACCGTAACAGATTATTTACCTTCTTACTTACTTTTGTTATATCTTCAATCGCTTTTTCTTCGTCAAGGTTGTTGAATAGTGCCAAAAATTCCGTCTCAGTAAGAAAATTAGACACCTTGTCAATATATTTGATATTTTGTTTTGTGTCTATATAATAGCAGCTAAACTTATGCTTGTACTCATCATACACATCCCCGCTAACAGCAATTCCAACAACTTTCCACGTGGAGAACTCTTTAATCGCAAATTTACTTAGATACCATTTGAGTCCTTCTACACATCCTTTTTTGATACTATCTAATTCGTGTTCCTGTATTGTTGGTTTTTCTTCAACAAGAATTAATAATCTTTTTTCCTTATTACAGTAAATTCTATCAGGAATACCATTTTTCCCGTTCATTTCCTTAGAAGAGTGCGATAGAACTTCAATTATTTCACTTGTTAATTTTGATTCTGTCTGGCTATCATCCCAATCAGAAACATTATAACCTAATTCTTGAAGTTTTTGAGTGACGCTTGGTGTAACTATCTTATCTTTTCTAACCATTTACGCCACCTCATTTCTGACAACAGAAAAGACCTTCTCACAAAAACATGAAAAAGTCTTCAAAAGGGGTTGACAAAAAGGCTGACTAGCTACATAATCAGCTTGATTTGATTTGATTTGATTTGATTTGATTTGATTTCTGTCATATTTTTCTCCTTGCTTATATAACAATACTATTATATCATAAAATACTAGTCTTGAAAAGAATTATACCCAAAACTACACCATTTTGTTGATTTTTGTGTTTTAAATGATATAATAGTTTTAGAATATAAAAGGAGCAGAGAGATGTTAGGTGAGTTTAAGTCATTGTACGATTTGATGAATGCTTTCCCAAGTGATTATCATTGTGAACAACATTTAGAAAAAATTCGTTGGAATGGCTATGTAGTCAGTCCTTTTGATGAAACATCTAAGGTTTATAAATGCAAGAATGGTAAATATAGGTGCAAGAATACTGGTAAATATTTTAGCGTTAAAACTGGTACGATGTTTGATAATACTAAAGTCTCTCTTCAAAAATGGTTTATCGCTATTTGGATGGTGACTTCTCATAAAAAAGGTATTTCCTCACTTCAACTTTCAAAAGACATTCACGTTACTCAGAAAACTGCTTGGTTTATGTTAGAGCGTATTCGTAGATGCTTTGGCTCAGAAAATAACAATGAGTTGGACGGAACTGTCGAAGTAGATGAAACCTATATTGGTGGTAAAAATAAGAATCGTCATAATTCTAAAAAGGTCAAAAATACACAAGGTCGTTCTCTAAAAGATAAAACTCCAGTTGTCGGTATGGTTGCACGAGAAGGAAAATTAAATGCTTATAAAGTAAGGGATACAGGTATAAAAACTCTGACAGAACAAGTCGTTAAATTTGTTAAAGATACCGCTCAACTTTACACTGATGAATGGTTAGGTTATAATAAAGTTGCGAAGATGTATGACCACGCTTTTGTAAACCATGGTGCTCATGAGTATGTCATTGATGATATTTATACAAACACGATTGAAGGTTTCTGGGCAGGACTTAAACGAGGGGTATTAGGAATTTACCATTCATGGTCTAAGAAACATTTGCAGGACTACGTGGATGAATTTGTATTCCGCTATAATACTCGTAGTATGGCGGATAATGACCGCTTCAATCTTCTACTAGCATCTTCAGGAGTTCGTACAAAATACAAGGAGCTAATCCATGGATAAACTACATGCAGAAATGGAGCGAACAGTTTCCAAAACGATTGACAATAAGTTAGTAGATTACCAAATTTCTCTATCTGATAATTTTTACAAGAAATATCTCAGTTATTATAATTGCCCTTATACTCAGGCAGTTGTTAAATCGCATCGGAAATTTTTCCAAGATTTATCGTATTATGCAATTTACCAAAAGCTCGACGATATTACAAAAATCAGCATACAGAATCGACTTTCCGAACTAGATACTCTAGTAGATATTTCAGATAGCAAAGAGGAGTTCAACACTTTCTTTTATAAAAAGTTTCGGTTTGAATTGCCTGATATTCCTTTTGAAGAGAAAAAGTTAGAACTTTCTGATTTTGATTTAAAACTACAACAGGCTTTGAATTATAATCCTAAAGAAGATAAACAGTTAAGAAAGAGAAAAAGTTAGACTTTTAAATATAAACGACAATAACATGAACTAGATTTCATAGGAGGAAGACGATGGATTGGTATGATTATATGATAAATGCATCCAAGCAATCACGTTTCAATTCAAGTCATTGGTTTCGTTATTTGCGAAAAGTCATTTTTGAAGACCATTCTTATTTAACAAATGAGGATGTTGAGAAATTACTAGTCTCCAAAGAATTAACTGATTTTCAAAAGGTTAGCTTAAAGTATGCCATTCAAGAGCACACACCAACTCATGAATATGTGATTTCGTTAAATAAGCCAGCTAAATTAGCCAATGTTCAAAAAATGATGGAGAAATATAAACATGGATAAAATGAAACCTGTCTTTGAAGCCTTGAATAAGGAATTGGTTCAGGCAAATCTTACTTTGACCATTATCTGTGTTGGTGGCTATGTCTTGGAATATCATGGTTTGCGTGCAACGCAAGATGTGGATGCTTTTTACGAAGAAAGCCAAAAAATCAATGAAATTATCGCTCGTGTCGGACAAGAGTTTAATCTTAACACTCACGAAGAGCTATGGCTCAACAATAATGTGGCAAATATGAACAAACAGCCGCCGTTAAGTTTATGTGAAACCTTGTACTCGTTTGAGAATCTAACGGTTTTAGCAACCCCGATTGAGTATGTGTTGGGAATGAAGATGGTGAGTACTAGAAAACAGGATTTAAAAGATATTGGTGCGATTATTAAATACAAGCATTTTCGTTCGCCATTCAACACCTTTGATGGTTTGAAAAAAATGGGCTTTGATAGTATTGACTTCTCAGTTCTCCTAGAAGGTTTTAGCTATGCTTATGGCATGGATTGGTTAGAGAACTTTTTCAAAGAAAATCAAGATAAACTT comes from Streptococcus parasanguinis ATCC 15912 and encodes:
- a CDS encoding IS1595 family transposase: MLGEFKSLYDLMNAFPSDYHCEQHLEKIRWNGYVVSPFDETSKVYKCKNGKYRCKNTGKYFSVKTGTMFDNTKVSLQKWFIAIWMVTSHKKGISSLQLSKDIHVTQKTAWFMLERIRRCFGSENNNELDGTVEVDETYIGGKNKNRHNSKKVKNTQGRSLKDKTPVVGMVAREGKLNAYKVRDTGIKTLTEQVVKFVKDTAQLYTDEWLGYNKVAKMYDHAFVNHGAHEYVIDDIYTNTIEGFWAGLKRGVLGIYHSWSKKHLQDYVDEFVFRYNTRSMADNDRFNLLLASSGVRTKYKELIHG
- a CDS encoding DUF6036 family nucleotidyltransferase, with the protein product MDKMKPVFEALNKELVQANLTLTIICVGGYVLEYHGLRATQDVDAFYEESQKINEIIARVGQEFNLNTHEELWLNNNVANMNKQPPLSLCETLYSFENLTVLATPIEYVLGMKMVSTRKQDLKDIGAIIKYKHFRSPFNTFDGLKKMGFDSIDFSVLLEGFSYAYGMDWLENFFKENQDKLRKYY